The proteins below are encoded in one region of Struthio camelus isolate bStrCam1 chromosome 11, bStrCam1.hap1, whole genome shotgun sequence:
- the LOC104152361 gene encoding protein Wnt-11b isoform X1 translates to MGRPVAPAAAALLCQLGLSAAIRWLGLTESGSQVAWNETHHCRLLAGMVPDQFQMCRRNLEVMHSIVRAASETKSVCQKTFADMRWNCSSIQRAPSFGPDLVKGTRESAFVYALAAAAVTHSIAQACTSGELPLCSCGSVPSEVPGPDFRWGGCGDNLRYGLQLGAAFADSPLKSSKLRTQAIKAMNLHNNAVGRQVLSDSLETKCKCHGVSGSCSVKTCWKGLPNLGEIASDLKSKYLAAIKVTHRLVGPRKQLIPKEMDVRPVKETDLVYLISSPDYCTVNLQLGSLGTQDRQCNKTSVGSDGCNLMCCGRGYNAYTEEVVERCHCKYHWCCYVVCKKCRRMVERYVCK, encoded by the exons atGGGCCGCCCCGTCGCGCCTGCCGCTGCGGCGCTGCTCTGCCAGCTGGGTCTCTCGGCGGCCATCCGGTGGCT CGGGCTGACGGAGAGCGGCAGCCAGGTGGCCTGGAACGAAACCCACCACTGCCGGCTGCTCGCGGGCATGGTGCCCGACCAGTTCCAGATGTGCCGGAGGAACCTGGAGGTCATGCACAGCATCGTCCGGGCCGCCAGTGAGACCAAGAGCGTCTGCCAGAAAACCTTCGCTGACATGCGGTGGAACTGCTCCTCCATCCAGCGCGCCCCCAGCTTCGGTCCTGACCTGGTAAAAG GAACCAGGGAATCTGCCTTTGTCtatgctcttgctgctgctgctgtcacgcACTCTAttgcccaggcctgcacctcagGAGAACTCCCTCTCTGTTCGTGTGGGTCTGTCCCATCTGAGGTCCCCGGGCCTGACTTCCGATGGGGTGGCTGTGGGGACAACCTGCGCTATGGCCTCCAGCTTGGTGCTGCTTTTGCTGACAGTCCCTTAAAATCCAGCAAGCTGAGAACACAAGCTATCAAGGCCATGAATCTGCATAACAATGCTGTGGGCCGACAG gTACTGAGTGACTCCTTGGAAACCAAGTGCAAATGCCATGGTGTTTCAGGTTCCTGTTCAGTTAAGACCTGTTGGAAGGGACTGCCAAACCTAGGTGAAATTGCCTCTGACCTAAAATCCAAGTACCTGGCAGCTATCAAGGTGACCCACCGGCTCGTGGGGCCCAGGAAGCAGCTGATACCCAAAGAAATGGATGTGAGGCCAGTGAAAGAGACTGATTTGGTTTATCTAATCAGCTCTCCAGACTACTGCACTGTGAATCTCCAGCTGGGGTCTCTGGGGACACAGGATAG GCAGTGCAACAAGACCTCTGTGGGCAGTGACGGCTGCAACCTGATGTGCTGTGGCCGTGGCTACAACGCCTACACTGAAGAGGTGGTGGAGAGGTGTCACTGCAAGTATCACTGGTGCTGCTACGTGGTGTGCAAGAAGTGCCGGCGGATGGTGGAGAGATACGTCTGTAAATAG
- the LOC104152361 gene encoding protein Wnt-11b isoform X2, producing the protein MVPDQFQMCRRNLEVMHSIVRAASETKSVCQKTFADMRWNCSSIQRAPSFGPDLVKGTRESAFVYALAAAAVTHSIAQACTSGELPLCSCGSVPSEVPGPDFRWGGCGDNLRYGLQLGAAFADSPLKSSKLRTQAIKAMNLHNNAVGRQVLSDSLETKCKCHGVSGSCSVKTCWKGLPNLGEIASDLKSKYLAAIKVTHRLVGPRKQLIPKEMDVRPVKETDLVYLISSPDYCTVNLQLGSLGTQDRQCNKTSVGSDGCNLMCCGRGYNAYTEEVVERCHCKYHWCCYVVCKKCRRMVERYVCK; encoded by the exons ATGGTGCCCGACCAGTTCCAGATGTGCCGGAGGAACCTGGAGGTCATGCACAGCATCGTCCGGGCCGCCAGTGAGACCAAGAGCGTCTGCCAGAAAACCTTCGCTGACATGCGGTGGAACTGCTCCTCCATCCAGCGCGCCCCCAGCTTCGGTCCTGACCTGGTAAAAG GAACCAGGGAATCTGCCTTTGTCtatgctcttgctgctgctgctgtcacgcACTCTAttgcccaggcctgcacctcagGAGAACTCCCTCTCTGTTCGTGTGGGTCTGTCCCATCTGAGGTCCCCGGGCCTGACTTCCGATGGGGTGGCTGTGGGGACAACCTGCGCTATGGCCTCCAGCTTGGTGCTGCTTTTGCTGACAGTCCCTTAAAATCCAGCAAGCTGAGAACACAAGCTATCAAGGCCATGAATCTGCATAACAATGCTGTGGGCCGACAG gTACTGAGTGACTCCTTGGAAACCAAGTGCAAATGCCATGGTGTTTCAGGTTCCTGTTCAGTTAAGACCTGTTGGAAGGGACTGCCAAACCTAGGTGAAATTGCCTCTGACCTAAAATCCAAGTACCTGGCAGCTATCAAGGTGACCCACCGGCTCGTGGGGCCCAGGAAGCAGCTGATACCCAAAGAAATGGATGTGAGGCCAGTGAAAGAGACTGATTTGGTTTATCTAATCAGCTCTCCAGACTACTGCACTGTGAATCTCCAGCTGGGGTCTCTGGGGACACAGGATAG GCAGTGCAACAAGACCTCTGTGGGCAGTGACGGCTGCAACCTGATGTGCTGTGGCCGTGGCTACAACGCCTACACTGAAGAGGTGGTGGAGAGGTGTCACTGCAAGTATCACTGGTGCTGCTACGTGGTGTGCAAGAAGTGCCGGCGGATGGTGGAGAGATACGTCTGTAAATAG